One Tubulanus polymorphus chromosome 5, tnTubPoly1.2, whole genome shotgun sequence DNA segment encodes these proteins:
- the LOC141905083 gene encoding protein C1orf43 homolog has translation MREISYVSIVLFIACGALVSLILFLFVKRQITRFTIRASRIPHSAIGADAPFALKQEIESRLRRVADIKVEPKLLCQKYTEALKTGEKDTHFLYRMKAMDSLTSLDQEIRYYDRTLVRKPGQNLRYYLTTLQSGPLKGIKTDLIHDFADVYEHARHDPAEFGKREFEHYMELLEDLINHVSTYIQSRRNSLASSKSATSQTALIASRNFSHQSSVKYRSNHPEEVNFGSKQRLTLDDEEI, from the exons ATGAGAGAGATTTCATATGTCAGTATAGTGCTCTTCATAGCATGCGGAGCATTG GTGTCGTTGATCTTGTTCTTATTCGTGAAACGTCAAATAACCCGGTTTACAATCCGTGCTAGTCGAATTCCACACAGCGCAATCGGGGCAGACGCTCCCTTC GcattaaaacaagaaattgaATCAAGATTACGTCGAGTGGCCGATATCAAAGTGGAGCCTAAATTACTTTGCCAAAAATATACCGAGGCGCTTAAAACCGGGGAGAAAG ATACGCATTTTTTGTACAGAATGAAAGCTATGGATTCGTTGACCTCATTAG ATCAGGAAATTCGCTATTATGACCGGACATTGGTCCGAAAACCTGGTCAGAACTTACGTTATTATTTGACAACGCTACAGTCGGGACCTTTAAAAGGAATCAAGACGGATTTAATTCACGATTTTGCTGATGTTTATGAGCATGCGAGACATGATCCAGCT GAATTTGGAAAAAGAGAGTTCGAACATTATATGGAATTATTGGAAGATTTGATTAATCA CGTATCGACCTATATTCAAAGCAGACGCAACAGTCTAGCGAGCAGTAAATCAGCTACATCGCAAACGGCTCTCATAGCATCGCGGAACTTTTCGCATCAATCCAGCGTTAAGTACCGATCGAATCACCCGG